A single region of the Salipaludibacillus sp. LMS25 genome encodes:
- the sucC gene encoding ADP-forming succinate--CoA ligase subunit beta: MNIHEYQGKELLRKYGVAVPEGKVAFSVDEAVEAAKTLGTDVNVVKAQIHAGGRGKAGGVKVAKSLNEVRTYAEDILGKTLVTHQTGPEGKEVKRLLIEQGCDIQKEYYVGLVVDRATSRIVMMASEEGGTEIEEVAAETPEKIFKEVIDPVTGLMPYQARRLAFNINIPNHLVKEAVKFMMGLYKVFSDKDCSIAEINPLVTTGDGKVMALDAKLNFDSNALFRQKDVMAFRDLAEEDEKEIEASKYDLSYISLDGNIGCMVNGAGLAMATMDIIKHYQGDPANFLDVGGGATKEKVTEAFKIILSDKNVQGIYVNIFGGIMKCDVIAEGVVAATKEVGLTIPLVVRLEGTNVALGKRILQESGLDITAADSMADGAEKIVSLVKA; the protein is encoded by the coding sequence ATGAATATCCATGAGTATCAAGGAAAAGAATTATTGAGAAAGTATGGTGTGGCAGTGCCTGAAGGGAAAGTGGCTTTTTCCGTAGATGAAGCGGTGGAAGCGGCGAAAACTTTAGGGACAGATGTAAACGTTGTCAAGGCGCAAATCCATGCAGGTGGACGGGGCAAAGCTGGTGGTGTAAAAGTGGCTAAAAGTCTTAATGAGGTGCGTACATATGCCGAAGACATTTTAGGGAAAACGCTTGTCACGCATCAAACTGGACCAGAAGGAAAGGAAGTTAAGCGTTTATTAATCGAACAAGGTTGTGATATTCAGAAAGAATATTATGTCGGTCTTGTAGTGGACAGAGCAACCTCCCGTATTGTGATGATGGCATCTGAAGAGGGGGGAACAGAAATTGAAGAAGTGGCTGCAGAAACACCTGAAAAAATCTTCAAAGAAGTAATTGATCCAGTAACTGGTCTTATGCCTTATCAAGCTAGAAGACTAGCATTTAATATTAACATTCCAAACCATCTAGTGAAAGAAGCGGTCAAGTTTATGATGGGCCTCTATAAGGTATTTTCAGATAAAGATTGTTCAATAGCCGAAATTAATCCATTAGTGACAACTGGTGACGGAAAAGTCATGGCATTAGATGCTAAATTGAATTTTGATTCGAATGCATTGTTTCGACAAAAAGACGTCATGGCGTTTCGGGACCTTGCTGAAGAAGACGAGAAAGAAATAGAAGCTTCCAAATATGACCTGAGTTACATTTCTCTAGATGGGAATATAGGATGTATGGTTAATGGTGCAGGTCTTGCCATGGCAACGATGGATATTATTAAACATTATCAAGGAGACCCTGCGAACTTCCTTGATGTAGGTGGTGGGGCTACGAAAGAAAAAGTGACTGAAGCCTTTAAAATTATTCTTTCGGACAAAAATGTTCAAGGGATTTATGTCAATATATTTGGTGGCATCATGAAGTGTGACGTTATTGCAGAAGGTGTTGTAGCCGCTACTAAAGAAGTCGGTCTAACGATTCCTCTCGTTGTACGCCTTGAAGGAACGAACGTTGCATTAGGTAAGCGAATACTTCAAGAGTCAGGATTAGATATTACAGCAGCTGATTCTATGGCAGATGGAGCAGAAAAAATTGTATCACTCGTAAAAGCGTAA
- a CDS encoding EscU/YscU/HrcU family type III secretion system export apparatus switch protein, translated as MTNRKKYDSPPYHKRAVALGYDMTKDSAPKVKAKGKGYVAEEILERAKKHQIPIQQDASLVEILSQLELNDRIPENLYEVVAEVFAFIYHIDREELVKRRA; from the coding sequence ATGACTAATCGGAAAAAGTATGATTCACCCCCTTATCATAAACGCGCAGTAGCACTTGGATATGATATGACGAAAGATTCTGCACCGAAAGTAAAGGCGAAAGGGAAAGGCTACGTAGCCGAGGAAATATTAGAACGGGCAAAAAAACATCAGATTCCCATTCAGCAAGATGCCTCCCTCGTTGAAATTCTTTCCCAGTTGGAGCTGAATGACCGAATTCCTGAGAACCTATATGAAGTAGTAGCCGAGGTTTTTGCTTTTATTTATCATATTGATCGTGAAGAGTTAGTTAAAAGACGGGCTTAG
- the codY gene encoding GTP-sensing pleiotropic transcriptional regulator CodY, with the protein MDLLTKTRKINELLQKSAGQAVNFNDMALTLRDVIEANIFIVSRRGKLLGYSIKQEIENSRIKHMLEERQFPEAYTSGLFKIEETSSNLDINSEFTAFPVENKDLFANGLTTVVPIQGGGQRLGTLILARLDESFGDDDLLLAEYGATVVGMEILHEKAEEIEQEARSKAVVQMAISSLSYSELEAVDHIFQELEGNEGLLVASKIADRVGITRSVIVNALRKLESAGVIESRSLGMKGTYIKVLNDKFLVELEKHKN; encoded by the coding sequence ATGGATCTATTAACTAAAACACGAAAAATTAATGAGTTATTACAAAAGAGTGCAGGGCAAGCGGTGAACTTTAATGATATGGCTTTAACATTAAGAGATGTGATTGAAGCCAACATCTTTATCGTCAGTAGAAGAGGAAAATTGTTAGGTTATTCAATTAAACAAGAAATTGAAAACTCAAGGATTAAACATATGTTAGAAGAAAGACAATTTCCAGAAGCTTATACATCAGGCTTATTTAAAATCGAAGAGACATCTTCAAACCTTGATATAAACAGTGAATTTACAGCTTTCCCAGTTGAAAATAAAGATTTATTTGCAAACGGTTTGACGACAGTCGTACCAATTCAAGGTGGAGGCCAACGTCTAGGTACGCTCATATTAGCAAGACTTGACGAGTCATTTGGTGATGACGACTTATTGTTAGCAGAATATGGCGCTACCGTTGTAGGAATGGAAATTCTCCATGAAAAAGCCGAAGAGATTGAACAAGAAGCGCGAAGCAAAGCAGTTGTGCAAATGGCGATCAGCTCCTTGTCGTATAGTGAATTAGAAGCAGTGGATCATATTTTCCAAGAGTTAGAAGGTAATGAAGGCCTACTAGTGGCGAGTAAAATAGCTGATAGAGTAGGGATTACAAGATCGGTTATTGTGAATGCATTGAGAAAACTCGAAAGTGCCGGAGTGATTGAATCTAGATCATTAGGTATGAAAGGCACCTATATCAAGGTGCTTAACGATAAATTTCTTGTTGAATTAGAAAAGCATAAAAA
- the sucD gene encoding succinate--CoA ligase subunit alpha, which yields MSILINKDTKVIVQGITGATGLFHTKQAMEYGTQIVGGVTPGKGGTEVEGIPVFNTVTEAVEKTGANASVIYVPPPFAADAIMEATDAGVALVITITEGIPVTDMIKVKRFMEGKNTRLIGPNCPGVITPEECKIGIMPGYIHKKGHVGVVSRSGTLTYEAVHQLSTSGIGQSTAVGIGGDPVNGTDFIDVLKQFNEDDDTYAVIMIGEIGGTAEEEAAEWIKHNMTKPVVGFIGGQTAPPGKRMGHAGAIISGGKGTAEEKIKTLNSAGVKVAETPAVMGETLISALKESNLLEKCITHDV from the coding sequence ATGAGCATCTTAATTAATAAAGATACAAAAGTTATTGTCCAAGGAATTACCGGTGCCACCGGACTATTTCATACGAAGCAAGCGATGGAATATGGCACCCAAATCGTAGGAGGCGTGACACCAGGAAAGGGTGGCACTGAAGTAGAAGGTATACCGGTATTTAATACGGTTACTGAAGCAGTGGAAAAAACGGGTGCAAATGCATCAGTTATTTATGTTCCGCCGCCATTTGCAGCTGATGCAATTATGGAAGCGACAGATGCAGGTGTGGCATTAGTTATTACGATAACAGAAGGTATACCGGTAACTGATATGATAAAAGTTAAGCGCTTTATGGAAGGTAAAAACACACGCCTAATCGGTCCTAATTGCCCAGGAGTGATTACACCAGAAGAGTGTAAAATTGGCATCATGCCAGGATATATACACAAAAAAGGCCATGTAGGGGTTGTATCAAGATCTGGCACATTAACATATGAGGCAGTTCACCAACTATCAACAAGTGGCATTGGCCAATCCACAGCGGTTGGAATTGGTGGGGACCCTGTTAATGGTACCGATTTTATCGATGTTTTAAAACAATTTAATGAAGACGATGATACGTATGCGGTGATCATGATTGGTGAAATTGGTGGTACAGCAGAAGAAGAAGCTGCTGAATGGATCAAGCACAATATGACGAAACCTGTTGTAGGATTTATCGGAGGTCAAACAGCCCCTCCGGGTAAACGAATGGGGCACGCAGGTGCTATTATTTCCGGAGGAAAAGGAACAGCTGAGGAGAAAATAAAAACATTGAACTCGGCAGGGGTAAAAGTAGCAGAAACGCCAGCAGTAATGGGGGAAACGTTGATTTCCGCACTGAAAGAAAGTAATCTATTGGAAAAATGTATCACACATGACGTATAA
- the dprA gene encoding DNA-processing protein DprA: protein MDDLKFELDMKNIGYVTFFQSDYPTLLKEIYDPPWVLYFKGNDRYLAAEHCLSVVGTRHPSATAYEHMQRILSPLVSLPFTIVSGMALGVDAIAHELMICENGHTIAVLAYGLDHLYPVGLSHLKAELEKSQLIVSEYPPYVKPKRWQFPERNRIISGLSTATFVVEAARKSGSLITSECALQQGRDVFALPGRISDPMAEGTNRLIQQGAKLIITSEDIMEEYLMHV, encoded by the coding sequence GTGGATGATTTAAAATTCGAATTAGATATGAAAAATATCGGCTATGTGACGTTCTTTCAGAGTGACTATCCTACTTTGTTAAAAGAAATATATGATCCACCGTGGGTACTATATTTTAAAGGGAATGATCGCTATTTAGCAGCCGAGCACTGTTTAAGTGTCGTGGGTACAAGGCACCCTTCTGCCACTGCCTATGAACATATGCAGCGCATACTGTCGCCTTTAGTTTCGCTCCCTTTCACAATTGTAAGTGGGATGGCCCTTGGCGTAGATGCAATTGCTCACGAGTTGATGATTTGTGAAAATGGTCATACGATTGCCGTGTTAGCGTATGGATTAGATCATCTTTATCCTGTCGGATTAAGTCATTTAAAAGCTGAACTTGAAAAATCCCAGCTCATTGTGTCGGAATATCCTCCATATGTTAAGCCGAAGCGATGGCAGTTTCCAGAAAGAAACAGAATTATAAGCGGCCTTTCTACAGCTACGTTCGTAGTAGAGGCGGCTCGCAAAAGTGGTTCATTAATAACAAGTGAGTGCGCACTTCAGCAAGGAAGAGATGTTTTTGCTTTGCCTGGAAGAATTTCTGACCCGATGGCAGAAGGAACCAATCGGTTAATCCAACAAGGTGCTAAATTAATTATCACTAGTGAAGATATTATGGAGGAATATCTTATGCATGTTTGA
- the xerC gene encoding tyrosine recombinase XerC, giving the protein MLELWNKRFMEYLQIEKRASVHTVLNYTKDLRDFDDFITQHLRKSIAAVSYGDIRVYLTELHSRSYSRRTVARKLSSLRTFWSFLLREGYIEENPFTMVTTPKLDKKLPSFFYEDEMHYIFEAIDTSTLLGQRNKALIEVLYGTGIRVSECVGLHLSDYDSDLGTLLVHGKGRKDRYVPVGSYAMEALRVYLDESRPKLIMKANVQTEALFLSYRGAHLKERSIRKVLSTIVKDAAISARLSPHVLRHTFATHLLNEGADLRTVQELLGHSDLSATQIYTHVTKDHLREVYRKSHPRA; this is encoded by the coding sequence ATGCTGGAACTATGGAACAAACGATTTATGGAATACTTGCAGATTGAGAAACGAGCCTCCGTTCATACTGTTTTAAATTATACGAAAGATTTACGTGATTTTGACGACTTTATTACACAGCATTTGAGAAAATCAATCGCTGCTGTTTCGTATGGAGATATTAGAGTTTACTTAACTGAACTGCACTCACGTTCTTATTCTCGAAGAACAGTGGCGAGAAAGCTATCATCCTTGAGGACTTTCTGGTCATTTTTGTTGAGAGAAGGATATATTGAGGAAAACCCTTTCACTATGGTGACAACGCCAAAGTTAGACAAAAAGCTTCCATCTTTCTTTTATGAAGATGAGATGCACTATATTTTTGAAGCCATTGATACATCCACATTACTAGGGCAAAGAAACAAAGCGTTGATCGAAGTTCTATATGGGACGGGAATTAGGGTGAGCGAATGTGTTGGCTTGCATTTGTCAGATTATGATAGTGACCTCGGGACTTTACTCGTTCACGGTAAAGGACGGAAAGATAGATATGTCCCAGTTGGAAGTTATGCGATGGAAGCATTAAGGGTTTATCTTGATGAAAGCAGACCTAAACTAATTATGAAAGCAAATGTTCAAACTGAGGCTCTATTCTTAAGTTATCGAGGTGCCCATTTAAAAGAGCGAAGTATTCGGAAGGTTTTATCGACAATCGTAAAGGATGCTGCGATTTCAGCACGACTGAGCCCTCACGTCCTTCGTCATACGTTCGCCACTCATTTATTAAATGAAGGAGCAGATTTACGAACGGTTCAAGAGCTTCTTGGTCATAGTGATTTATCAGCAACTCAAATATATACACATGTGACGAAAGATCATCTGAGAGAAGTTTATAGAAAAAGCCATCCGAGAGCGTGA
- a CDS encoding small, acid-soluble spore protein, alpha/beta type yields the protein MMKKVSPLVVPGVEEYLNEYKEEIAHEFGIYRSQGELEQQSHLHDVTKRLLKRKKTEKSSEDKNDSC from the coding sequence ATGATGAAAAAAGTATCACCGCTCGTCGTTCCAGGTGTAGAGGAGTACTTAAACGAATATAAGGAAGAAATTGCTCATGAGTTCGGAATATATCGATCACAGGGAGAATTGGAACAACAAAGTCATCTACATGACGTGACGAAAAGACTCTTAAAACGAAAAAAAACAGAAAAATCGTCTGAGGACAAGAATGATTCATGTTAA
- the trmFO gene encoding FADH(2)-oxidizing methylenetetrahydrofolate--tRNA-(uracil(54)-C(5))-methyltransferase TrmFO yields the protein MLTTYVNVIGAGLAGSEAAWQLACRGVSVHLYEMRPKKQTPAHHTDKFAELVCSNSLRGNSLTNAVGVLKEEMRQLNSVIISSADACAVPAGGALAVDRHEFAALVTERVKGHERVTVFEEEIEEIPEGPTIVATGPLTSDALSASLLKLTGQEYLYFYDAAAPIIEVDSIDREKVYLKSRYDKGEAAYLNCPMTEEEFDRFYNALVEAETVPLKEFEKAMFFEGCMPIEVMAKRGRKTMLFGPMKPVGLENPSTGKRPYAVVQLRQDNSSGTLYNIVGFQTHLKWGPQKDVIRLIPGLENAEIVRYGVMHRNTYINSPNLLHNTYQYKGRNDLFFAGQMTGVEGYVESAASGLTAGINAANIIDRQATITFPEETMIGAMAHYITTANPDNFQPINANFGLVPPFSERIKSKKERYEKYAERALATIQNFVKKM from the coding sequence ATTTTGACGACATATGTAAATGTGATTGGAGCAGGATTAGCCGGAAGTGAGGCTGCATGGCAGTTAGCTTGTCGCGGTGTCTCGGTACATCTGTACGAAATGCGCCCTAAAAAGCAAACTCCTGCCCATCATACTGATAAATTTGCAGAGTTAGTTTGTAGTAATTCGTTAAGGGGTAATAGCTTGACGAATGCAGTTGGGGTTTTAAAAGAAGAAATGCGTCAGCTAAATTCAGTAATTATAAGTTCAGCGGATGCGTGTGCAGTCCCTGCTGGTGGCGCTTTAGCAGTTGACCGTCATGAATTTGCGGCACTTGTTACCGAGCGTGTTAAAGGGCATGAACGTGTGACGGTATTTGAAGAAGAAATCGAAGAAATTCCAGAAGGCCCTACAATTGTTGCTACAGGACCTTTAACCTCGGACGCCTTGTCTGCAAGCTTGCTAAAGTTAACAGGGCAAGAATATTTATATTTCTATGATGCGGCAGCACCTATTATTGAAGTAGACTCTATAGACAGGGAAAAAGTTTATCTGAAATCTCGCTACGATAAAGGTGAAGCAGCTTACTTAAATTGTCCGATGACAGAGGAAGAATTTGATCGCTTTTATAATGCATTAGTTGAGGCCGAAACTGTGCCATTAAAAGAATTTGAAAAGGCGATGTTTTTTGAAGGGTGCATGCCAATTGAAGTGATGGCTAAAAGAGGACGGAAAACAATGCTCTTTGGACCGATGAAGCCCGTTGGACTTGAAAATCCTTCTACAGGGAAACGACCTTATGCTGTTGTTCAACTTCGACAAGATAACTCTTCTGGCACCCTTTACAATATCGTCGGATTTCAAACACATTTAAAATGGGGGCCGCAAAAGGACGTTATTAGGCTGATTCCTGGACTGGAAAACGCAGAGATTGTTAGGTACGGAGTCATGCATCGGAACACATATATTAACTCTCCAAACTTACTTCATAATACATATCAATATAAGGGACGAAACGATTTGTTTTTTGCCGGTCAAATGACGGGTGTAGAAGGCTATGTAGAATCTGCTGCTTCAGGATTAACAGCGGGAATAAATGCGGCAAACATCATCGATCGACAAGCTACCATTACTTTTCCAGAAGAGACGATGATAGGTGCGATGGCGCATTATATTACTACTGCTAACCCGGATAATTTTCAACCCATAAACGCAAACTTTGGCTTAGTGCCTCCTTTTTCTGAACGCATTAAGAGTAAAAAAGAGCGTTATGAGAAATACGCTGAAAGGGCATTGGCAACAATTCAGAATTTTGTGAAAAAAATGTAA
- the topA gene encoding type I DNA topoisomerase produces the protein MSDYLVIVESPAKAKTIGKYLGKKYSVKASMGHVIDLPKSQMGVDVEENYSPKYITIRGKGPILKELKQAAKKAKRIYLAADPDREGEAIAWHLADSLNIDKDSECRVVFNEITKQAIKDSFKHPRTINANLVDAQQARRVLDRLVGYNISPLLWKKVKKGLSAGRVQSVAVKMIIDRENEIKAFKPEEYWSVTAKMTKDNHQFEAKFMSLDGKKMDLKTKSDVDTILAKLTGDAFHIEKVKRKERKRNPVVPFTTSSLQQEAARKLNFRAKKTMMLAQQLYEGIDLGKGGTVGLITYMRTDSTRLSETARQEAKDYIETHYGKEYHNHSTGNSKQKTKSQDAHEAVRPTSVMKDPKAIKSYLSRDQYRLYKLIWERMVASQMAPAVMDTMSVDLTNNGVMFRANGSKLKFPGFMKVYIEGNDEGKEEKDRLLPAMEEGDTALSEKIDPNQHFTQPPPRYTEARLVRTMEELGIGRPSTYAPTLDTIQRRGYVALEDKRFVPTELGGIVLELIEEFFPEILNVEFTAEMESNLDAIEEGDQNWVHIIDRFYTGFEKRLKTAEEEMKEVEIKDEPAGEDCEKCGHDMVFKMGRYGKFMACSNFPNCRNTKAITKEIGVKCPKCSEGNIVERKSKKRRLFYGCDRYPECDFISWDKPISRSCPKCESMLVEKKSKKGVNVHCTECDYKEDSN, from the coding sequence ATGTCCGATTACTTAGTAATCGTGGAATCTCCCGCTAAAGCAAAGACAATTGGAAAATATTTAGGTAAGAAGTATTCCGTTAAAGCCTCTATGGGCCATGTTATCGACTTGCCAAAAAGTCAGATGGGCGTGGATGTGGAAGAAAATTATTCTCCTAAGTATATTACTATTCGCGGGAAAGGCCCGATTTTAAAAGAATTAAAACAAGCAGCAAAAAAGGCAAAGCGCATTTATCTGGCAGCTGACCCGGATCGTGAAGGTGAAGCGATCGCATGGCATCTTGCCGATAGCTTAAATATTGATAAAGATTCAGAATGTCGCGTTGTATTTAATGAAATTACAAAGCAAGCGATTAAAGATTCATTTAAACATCCGAGAACGATTAACGCTAATTTAGTGGACGCTCAGCAAGCTCGAAGGGTACTAGACAGACTAGTTGGGTATAATATTAGTCCTTTGTTATGGAAAAAAGTCAAAAAAGGATTAAGTGCCGGTAGAGTACAGTCCGTAGCTGTGAAAATGATCATTGACAGAGAAAACGAAATTAAAGCTTTTAAACCGGAAGAATATTGGTCTGTAACAGCAAAAATGACAAAGGACAATCATCAATTCGAAGCTAAATTCATGTCTTTAGATGGTAAAAAAATGGATTTAAAGACGAAGTCAGACGTGGATACTATTTTAGCAAAACTTACTGGTGATGCTTTTCATATTGAAAAAGTAAAGCGTAAAGAGCGGAAACGTAACCCCGTCGTGCCTTTTACCACGTCTTCATTACAGCAAGAAGCAGCGAGAAAACTCAATTTTAGAGCAAAGAAAACGATGATGTTAGCTCAGCAGCTTTACGAAGGTATTGATTTAGGTAAAGGTGGAACAGTAGGACTTATTACGTATATGAGAACCGATTCGACTCGCCTGTCTGAGACTGCTCGACAAGAGGCAAAAGACTATATAGAAACGCATTATGGGAAAGAGTATCATAATCATTCAACTGGAAATTCAAAGCAAAAAACCAAGTCTCAAGACGCTCATGAAGCTGTTCGTCCCACATCGGTTATGAAAGATCCAAAAGCGATTAAGTCCTATTTAAGCCGGGATCAGTATCGTTTATATAAACTCATTTGGGAGCGTATGGTGGCCAGCCAAATGGCACCAGCTGTCATGGATACGATGTCAGTGGACCTTACAAATAATGGTGTCATGTTCCGGGCAAATGGATCGAAGTTAAAGTTCCCTGGTTTTATGAAAGTTTATATTGAAGGAAACGATGAAGGTAAAGAAGAAAAGGATCGTTTATTACCAGCGATGGAAGAAGGCGACACAGCTTTATCTGAAAAAATAGACCCGAACCAGCACTTCACACAGCCACCGCCAAGATATACAGAAGCCAGACTTGTGCGGACGATGGAAGAACTGGGTATTGGGAGACCATCCACTTATGCTCCAACACTCGATACCATTCAACGACGAGGCTATGTAGCTCTTGAGGATAAACGCTTTGTTCCCACTGAATTAGGCGGGATTGTTTTAGAATTAATTGAGGAGTTTTTTCCTGAAATATTAAACGTAGAGTTCACTGCTGAAATGGAATCTAACCTTGACGCCATTGAAGAGGGCGATCAAAATTGGGTTCACATAATCGATCGCTTCTATACAGGGTTCGAAAAACGATTAAAAACAGCAGAAGAAGAAATGAAAGAAGTGGAAATAAAAGATGAGCCTGCCGGTGAGGATTGTGAAAAATGTGGGCATGACATGGTCTTCAAAATGGGGAGATACGGAAAGTTTATGGCCTGTTCAAATTTCCCAAATTGCCGAAATACTAAAGCCATTACGAAGGAGATTGGGGTAAAGTGTCCTAAGTGCTCTGAAGGAAATATCGTCGAGCGTAAAAGCAAAAAAAGACGTCTCTTTTATGGATGTGATAGGTATCCTGAGTGTGATTTTATTTCATGGGATAAACCAATATCTAGATCTTGCCCTAAATGTGAAAGTATGCTTGTAGAAAAGAAATCTAAAAAAGGGGTCAATGTCCATTGTACAGAATGTGACTATAAAGAAGACAGCAATTGA
- the hslU gene encoding ATP-dependent protease ATPase subunit HslU yields MSEMLTPKQIVERLDQSIVGQTKAKKSVAVALRNRYRRNQLSETLKEEITPKNILMIGPTGVGKTEIARRLAKLVGAPFVKVEATKFTEVGYVGRDVESMVRDLIETSIRIVKEENMIKVKEQAEQQANHRLVELLVPSKKKENAYRNPFEMLFQGNNQDTQEQQSQEQQEETTVRDRRQQIAQQLAAGELENDEVSIEVEEQQANFMDMFQGSGMEQMGMNMQDMLGNMMPKKKKRRKLSVREARKVLTEDEAQKLIDMDEVTQEAISKAEQLGIIFIDEIDKVAGKNQQQSADVSREGVQRDILPIVEGSTVITKYGPVKTDHMLFVAAGAFHFSKPSDLIPELQGRFPIRVELNSLTVEDFVKILVEPKYALAKQYQALLEVEGIKLKFSDDAIRRIAEIATEVNEATENIGARRLHTILEKLLEDLSYEASEITMEEITITPEYVEDKLQDVAKNRDLSQFIL; encoded by the coding sequence ATGAGTGAGATGTTAACCCCTAAACAAATTGTTGAACGACTTGATCAATCAATCGTAGGGCAGACGAAAGCAAAAAAATCGGTGGCTGTCGCTTTAAGAAATCGCTATCGTCGAAATCAACTTTCTGAAACGCTAAAAGAGGAAATAACTCCTAAGAACATCTTGATGATTGGTCCAACAGGGGTAGGTAAAACAGAAATTGCACGGAGGCTAGCTAAGTTGGTAGGGGCTCCATTCGTTAAAGTAGAAGCAACGAAATTTACAGAAGTAGGTTATGTTGGCCGGGATGTAGAATCAATGGTCCGTGACCTCATTGAGACGTCTATTCGCATCGTTAAAGAAGAAAATATGATAAAAGTAAAAGAGCAGGCCGAACAGCAAGCTAATCATCGTTTAGTAGAGCTATTAGTTCCTTCCAAAAAGAAAGAGAATGCCTACCGTAATCCATTTGAAATGCTTTTTCAAGGTAATAATCAAGATACACAAGAACAGCAGAGTCAAGAGCAGCAAGAGGAAACGACGGTCAGAGACCGGCGACAACAGATCGCTCAACAATTAGCAGCGGGCGAGCTAGAAAATGATGAAGTTAGTATAGAAGTTGAAGAACAACAAGCTAACTTTATGGATATGTTCCAAGGTTCTGGCATGGAACAAATGGGAATGAACATGCAAGATATGCTTGGCAATATGATGCCTAAGAAAAAGAAACGTCGGAAACTTTCTGTTAGAGAAGCTCGTAAAGTACTTACAGAAGATGAAGCTCAAAAATTAATTGATATGGATGAAGTCACGCAAGAGGCTATTTCAAAAGCTGAGCAATTAGGGATCATCTTTATTGATGAAATTGATAAAGTAGCAGGAAAAAATCAGCAGCAATCTGCCGATGTATCTAGAGAAGGGGTTCAGCGAGATATTTTACCGATAGTAGAAGGATCTACCGTTATAACAAAGTACGGTCCTGTTAAAACAGATCATATGCTATTTGTAGCTGCTGGAGCTTTTCATTTCTCGAAGCCGTCTGATCTTATTCCAGAACTGCAAGGTAGATTTCCAATTCGTGTAGAGCTGAATAGCCTGACTGTTGAGGATTTTGTCAAGATCTTAGTAGAGCCTAAGTACGCCTTAGCTAAACAATATCAAGCGCTCCTTGAAGTGGAAGGAATAAAATTGAAATTTTCTGACGATGCTATTCGTAGAATTGCAGAAATTGCCACAGAGGTTAATGAAGCGACTGAAAATATCGGCGCGCGAAGACTTCATACTATTTTAGAGAAATTACTTGAGGATTTATCTTACGAAGCTTCAGAAATAACAATGGAAGAGATAACCATTACACCGGAATACGTAGAAGATAAATTACAGGATGTCGCGAAAAACCGAGACTTGAGTCAGTTTATTTTATAA
- the hslV gene encoding ATP-dependent protease subunit HslV — protein sequence MDKIKGTTIFAIRHNGSSAIAGDGQVTFGNAVVMKHSAKKVRRLYRGKVIAGFAGSVADAFTLYEKFETKLEEYSGNLQRAAVELAKEWRSDRVLRKLEAMLIVMDKTNLYLIAGTGEVIEPDDGILAIGSGGNYALSAGRALKAHAPNLSAREIAEASLTTAADICVYTNHHIIVEELTNDN from the coding sequence ATGGATAAAATTAAAGGAACAACGATATTTGCTATTAGGCATAACGGCTCTTCAGCCATAGCAGGGGACGGCCAAGTAACATTTGGTAATGCCGTTGTTATGAAACATTCAGCAAAGAAAGTACGTAGATTGTATAGAGGGAAAGTGATCGCTGGATTTGCTGGCTCTGTGGCTGATGCCTTTACTTTATATGAAAAATTTGAAACGAAATTGGAAGAATACAGTGGTAATCTACAACGAGCAGCTGTGGAATTGGCTAAAGAATGGCGTTCAGATAGAGTCCTACGTAAGTTAGAAGCAATGCTTATCGTCATGGATAAAACAAACCTCTACCTAATTGCAGGGACTGGAGAAGTCATTGAACCTGATGATGGTATATTAGCCATCGGTTCAGGTGGGAATTATGCTCTTTCTGCTGGTAGAGCATTGAAAGCTCATGCGCCAAACTTATCTGCTCGTGAGATTGCGGAAGCGAGTTTAACGACTGCGGCAGATATATGCGTGTATACGAATCACCATATTATTGTTGAAGAACTGACGAATGATAACTAA